ATGGCGTCGGCAGAACCCAGCTTCCGGGCCTATATGCCATTGGCGAGGTCGCCAGTACAGGGTTACATGGCGCCAACCGGCTGGCCAGCAATTCGCTGCTGGAGTGCATTGTCTGCGCCCATTCGGTCTATGCCGATCTTGCCGGGCAATCGACCCTACCACCACTGTCGGCCGCGGAAACCCCACAGCAAACGTTGGCGCCCCCGATAGCGGTGGAACTCCTCAGCAGACGACGCCAGGCGCTCCAGGACCTCCTCTGGAATCAGGTCGGCATCCTCCGCGAACAACGCGGCATGGCGGATGCCTTGGCGCAACTGCAGGCTTGGGAGGACGAATTTCCCTGGCCCTCTGGGACCCTGCCGTCCAGCAGAATGGCATTGGAATGGCAGAGCCTGCTGCGCAGTGCTCTATTGATCACTCAGGGCGCCCTACAACGCCACGAATCCCGCGGCTGCCATTACGATCAGGACTTTCCGGAGCTGTCTGCCCAGGCACAGCATCTGCGTCAGCGGCAGGATTGGGATGGGACGCGGACCAGTGCCGTCGGGCATGGAGACGCCAGCGACGCCAACGCGGATCCATTGCCGCAAAGCGCGCCAGAACCGTGAACTGTTCGCCATCTGCGGACAAAAAGCGAAGCAGCAGGAAGCGGTGTGCATAGACACCCCCAGACAGGACCAAGCCAGCGTGCCGCTCTCCGTTCAGCAAGCGCAGTTCCACTTGATCGCCGCCACGATGCAGCAGCAAGCGCGGCATCAGGCGACGGCGGCGCATCGTCCACGGGCAAGAGCGGACGCCCCAGATCCCCGCCAGCGCAGCCAGCAGGAGCGCCGCACGCCAGTCCACCGCCAGGGTCAACAAACTGGCGAGCCCAGCCACGAGGCAAGGGAGAACATACAACAGCCACTGCAGCTCGCGTCGGCCCAAGGCCAAGGCAGGCAGAGATTGGTGCGGGTCGACACCCGCGTTATCATGACCCTCTTTCATTGACTTCTTCGCGGAGACTAAGCCCATGGCGGAAATCCAATACGCTCCCCTGTCCGAACATTTGGCAGCCATCCAGGTCCATGGCCCCGACGCAGAAAAATTTTTGCAGAGCCAATTCTCCAACGACCTCTCGCGCCTGCCAAGGGGTGAGGGGCATTGGAGCAGTTACAGCACTGCCAAGGGTCGGATGATTGCCAATTTTTTTCTGCAGCGCGAGGAAGCAGGCCTTTTTCTGTTTCTCGCCGCTGACCTCGCAGAAGAAGTCGGGCAACGTTTGCGCAAATTCCGGCTGATGGCCAAGGCAGAGATCGAGCTCAGCCCCCTGAGCTTGTGGGGCATCTGGGGCAAGGATCTCGACCCAAGCGCTCTGCAATCCCAGCTACAGGCGGCAACTGGGGCGGCAGGCACGGCGCTCGTGGCGGCGCTCCCCTGGCCACAACCGGCTGCACTGCTTCTGCTGCAGGACGGCACCCTGCTCGCGCCAGTGGCTGAGTCGGCGGGAGCCAACCATGCTACCGCCAATGACTGGTGGGCTGCCGCGATCCATGCCGGGACGGCCTTTATTTCCGCCGCAAGCACGGAGCAAATCATTCCCCAGGAGTTGAACCTAGAGGTACTGGGCGGGATCAACTTCAAGAAAGGCTGTTATCCCGGCCAGGAGATTGTCGCACGCTCGCACTACCTTGGCGCACTCAAGCGGCAGTGCTACCTGATCCACAGCGACAGCGCTCTCGCCCCCGGTCAGGAAATCTTTGCTCCCAGCATGGGCGAGCAGGCCGTAGGGCTGGTGATCAACGCGGCGCAGCAAGGGAGCGGAAGCGTGGCACTGGCGGTATTGCGGGCAGCCAATGAGCAGGAACCCTTGCATCTGGGCGAGGTCGATGGACCGTCGCTACACCTGGGTAGCCTACCCTACGCCCTGCCCCTTTCGCAGCAGAAGCTGGAGAACTAACGTAAATGTGGGGCCTGATCACCGGAGTCGTCAGCTATTTCCCTTTTGCCTGGGTTGGCCATCGATACTTGGACGACCACGGCATGCCACCGGGATTCAGCCGCAAGCTCCTCGTATTTTTGCTCGCTAGCGTACTATCGTCCGGGCTGGGCTACGGGGTTTCACGCCTCACCAGCAGTCCGCAACATGTGCGGGAGCAGGCGGCAATGCAGCAAAAAACCATGCAGCTTTTGGGTAGCACCCTGCATTGTGTGAATGACCTAAGCAACCCCAAGTGCCAACAGAATGCCGCAACGGCGCACCAGCTATTGCATCAGATATTGGGCACCGAGCTCGGAAAATCACAGGGCTAGATCAGGCATCAAATAGGGTACCGCCGAACTGGGCAAAACGATGCAAGAGGCTATCCCCTCGCGCCACTAGATCGGCATAGGCTCCGCTCTCCCGCACCTGGCCATCCGCCAAGACATAGATTCGATCCATGTCCTCCAGCCCAAGGAGTCGATGGGTGATGTAGATCACCGTGCGCCCCTGCATCAGGGCACGCAGATCCTGCAGAAACTTGGCCTCGGTAACCGCATCCAGACCCTCGCTCGGCTCATCCAGGATCAGGATTGGGCTATCCTTGAGCACCGCGCGGGCAATCGCAATACGCCGCGCCTGCCCGCCCGAGAGATTCACCCCTCCCTCACCAACAATGTTGTCCAGCCCCTGCGGCAATCCCTCAACAAAGTCTGCAAGCTGGGCCTGGCGCAGCGCTGCCCATAGTTCTTCTTCTTCCGCATCGCCCTTGGCCAGCAAGAGATTGTCCCGTATCGTGCTGTGGAAGAGATGGCTGCGCTGGGAAAGCAGCGCAAAATACTGGCGCAATTGGTCACCGGGATAATCCCGCAATTCTCTTCCCCCCAACCGTGCCGAGCCGCTCTGGTAGTCATAAAAGCGCAGGAGCAGATTGGCAATGCTGCTTTTACCGGCGCCCGTCGCTCCCAGGATGGCAACACGTTCCCCCTGCCCTATGCGCAGGCCCAAGCCCCGCAGGGCATCCTCACGCGCCGTGGGATAGCGCAGATGAAGGCCCTGGATCTCGATGTCGAAATGCTCCGGGGCAGGCACCGCATCCACTGCCTCGTGAAATGCGGGCGGGGTATCGGCCACTTCAAAGATCCGTCGTGCCGCCTCCCGCGTCTGACCCAAAAACTGGAAAGCCAATGGCAAGGCCAATACCGCCTCGAAGGCCGCCATGGTCCCGAGAGCGAACATGGGTAGTTCCGCGTGGGGTAGCGTATGACGCGCAACCAGCGGTATGGCCAGCAGCAGGATCACCCACAAGGTGAGATTGGCCATGAAGCCCATCCCTGCCGTGCCGATGCCTGCCACCCCAGCCAAGCGCCGCTGGCGCTCGAGCAAGGCGGCATTTTCCTGCAGAAACCGTCCCTGGACGCGCTCAGCGGCATTGGCGGTGAGAATCTCTCCCATCCCCTGCAGGGCGTCGATCACCTGGGTACGCATCTCCGCTTGAAGCCGTGTCACCTCGCGACTGCTGCCCGCCCCCAAGCGCTCGCTGAGGAGGGGCAACAGTAAACCGGTAAGGGCCAGTAGAACGAAGAGTGCCAGGCCCACGGACCAGGCATAGAGGGCAAAGAAACCTGCCATGAGCAGGGTCGCCAAGCCTGCCACAAGGAAGGGGGTGAAAACGCGCAGATAAAAGTTGTTGAGGGTGTCGATGTCCGCCACCAGGCGGGAGAGAATATCGCCGGAGCGATAGCCCTGCAGCCCCGCTGGCGCCAATGGCTCGATGCGGGTATAGAACCAGACTCGCAGCCGCGACAGGAGGCGAAAGGTCGCCTCATGGGTGACGATGCGTTCCAACCAGCGGGAAATCACCCGCGTGGTGGCGAAGGCGCGCACCCCCGCTGCCGGCAGGAAGAAATTGTACTGGTTCAGTGTCGCCCAACCCCCCAGACCGGCCAAGGCAGCACTGGCAAGAAACCAGCCGGACAAGGTCATCAGGCCAAAATTGGCGAGGATGGTCAGCAGACTGAGCAGCGCGCCGCCAAGCATCCACCAGCGATAGGGCGCAAAGAGGCGCAGCAAGCGCCAGAGATCACGATTATTTGCCATGCCGCCCCCGATACGCCTGCACCAAGCCAGCGTAAGCCCCCCCCTGCGCCAACAACTCCCCATGGCTGCCGCTCTCCTCGATCCGGCCACGATCCAGAACGACGATACGTTCGGCGCGCTGGGCGGTAGCAAGGCGGTGGGCAATGACGATCACGGTGCGCCCTTGCCGCAGCCGCTCCAAGGAGTCCAGGAACAAGGATTCGCTCTCCATGTCGAGATTGGCGGTAGCCTCGTCCAAGAGCAGCAGACGAGGATTTTTGAGGAAAGCACGAGCCAGCGCCAGACGCTGAATCTGCCCGCCGGAGAGGCCCTGCCCCAGGTCACCGATGCGAGTATCCCAAGATTGGGGTAGATGTTCGATAAACTCGAGCGCATGGGCATCCCGCGCCGCCTGATCTAACTCGGCATCGCTCGCCTCTGGCCGCGCGAGGCGGAGATTATCAGCGATACTCCCGTAAAAGAGACGCGGACTCTGGGGAATCCAGGCCAGTTGCGCGTGCCAGGACTCCTTCTCGATGCCGGACAGATCCTGCCCATCCACCAGAATGCGGCCTTGTTGCGGCTGAACAAAGCCGAGCAAGGCATTGGCAAGGGTGCTCTTGCCCGCGCCGCTGGCACCGACAATAGCCGTATAGCTGCCCGCCGGAAAATTGACCGTCAGGCCAGCCAGTGCCTCCTCATATTCCGGCGCGTAGCGAAAATGGAGATCCTCGATCTCGATTGCCAGCGGTGCAGACGAAGCCGGCAATGCCTGGCCGGCGCCCGCTTGCGTCGGTGCCGGCGCGTCCAGGATTTCAAAAATCCTCTTGGCGGCGGCAATGGCACTCATGCGCGCATGATAGTGGGTAGAAAGACCCCGCAAGGGTGCAAAAAACTCCGGCGCCAGCAGCAGCACAAAAAAGGCCGCATAGAAATCGACACTGGCATGCACCTGCAAGAGTCGCGCCCCCAGCGACACCGCTACCAGGGCGATGGAGAGGCTGGCGAAAAACTCCAGCACCGCCGAGGTCAGAAAGGCCACGCGCAGACCCGCCATGGTACTGCGGCGGTAGTTTTCGGAGATATGGGCGACAATTTCGATCTCGTCCTTGGCGCGGCCAAAGATCTTGAGCGTCGTCAGCCCTTGTAAGGTATCGAGAAAGTGCGCGCTCATGAGCAGGAGCTGGCGCCACTGGCGCTGATTGATCGCCTCTGCCGCGTAACCCACCAGGACCATAAAAAACGGAATCAGCGGGCCACTGATCAGTAGGATCAGGCCACTGATCCAGTCCACCGGGAAGACAAAGACCAGAATGGCCAGCGGCACCAGGCTAACCAGGGCCATCTGCGGCAGATAACGAGAAAAATACGGCTCAAGCGCCTCAACACCCTCGATCAGGGTACTGGCAATGTCTCCTGCCCGCTCCCCCGCCAACGCCACCGGCCCGCGGGCGAAGAGGTGTTGCAGCAATTCCTGGCGGAGCTGGGTCTTGATGCTGGCGCTGGCCCGAAAGGCGACAATTTCTCCCGCCCAGGAGAGCAGCGCGCGCAAAACAAAGAGGCCGAGCAAGGCCGCAAGAAAACCCGATACCGCGGCGAGGCCCAAGCCATGAAAAGACACGTCGTTGACAATATGGGCGAGGATCCAAGCCTGCAGAATAATCAGGAACCCAGCCAGAAGGCCAAGACCGATGGCAAAATAGAGCGCACCCCGCGCGCCCTTGCCCGTTTTCATCAGTCGTTGATCAATGCGTTCCGCTTTTGCCACGGTCTCCGCCTTCTATTGAGAGGCCCACAGTATAACATATGTGAGCGTTTTCTGATGAACCCTACCCCAGGAACAAGGTCAGGACGCCCGTGTACCCATAAATGCGATCGCGATAGATTTCCCCATTGGCGAAAAAGCCCACCAGTGGCACGTCGCCCAGCTCTGCGGAAATCAGTTGCAACTCAGCAGAGTTCTCTCCGAACAAACTTTCCCCGCGTCCCAGGCAGGACACATAGACGGCACCGCGAACCGTGTGTCCTGCGGCCAGCGCCTGCAGATCGGCAAGCATGCGCTGCATGTCCGTCCGCGCACTGTCATCATCCCGCTTGCAGAAAAGGAGTTGCGCGCCGGACTCGACATAGTCACCGATCGCCACCAGGCCATTTTGCTCATCGACGCCAACCAGGTTGCGCACCAGGTAGTCGCTTTGATCGGAGTCGGCCTGCGGCAACGCAGCAAAAATAAAACCCGAGGCACGGCGAATGTCGCGCGCCAGGACCTCTCCCACTTCCTCGTACAACACTTCCAGAGCAGGGCGCCGATCCAGCGTGGCAACGATATTTCGTTCCGCCTCCTGTATACGATGCGCTGGACCGATTGGTGTGCAACCCTGGCTCAAACGCGTGCGAAGCGCAATTTGCTCCGAAAACGCCACGCCACTCAGGCCACCGTGCAGCACTCGTCCCGCAATCTGCGCTCCCTGCGCGCGGCTGCTGCTCGCGCCGCCCAGGATAAACCCCGTGGCACAGCGCGCCGCCAGGTGCCGTACCTGCTCGGGTAAATCTTGGCAGTGCGGATCGCCATGGACGAAGGCCAACGCCGCCTGCCGACCATCCTCCAGGGACAGGGCCTCACTGCCATACGCATCCATGCCAGCAAACAGGCGATATTCGCCCTGCGGCAAGTCGGTGAACATCAATGCCAACGCTGGTTCATCGAGGTATTCGGTGTTCGTTGCCGCTACGCCAATACCCACAGACCCGACCCAATCCTGTACCCCTGTACGTTCTTGTAGCGTCGTCAGAATCTCCGGCAGGGCGCCTTCAAAGGATTCATTGATATACAGAAAGCCCAGAGTGGCGGGAAAATCTTGCCAGCGCGCAAGCTGCAAAGCTTGCGCCAAAGCATCCTGCCACTGATCGGCGCGGGCATGACCATAGGGAAAGGGGCTGTGCATCATCGGTATCCTGCATGCGGCACGAGGGCCTATGTGCCACTATTTTACGGAGCTGGCGCGATAGACACAAAGATGCCCAATTACGGCAACATAGAAGCACCGCCAAATAAAATGGGCCACGAGATTCTCTCGTAGCCCATTGTTTCGATTGGTGGAGCCAAGCGGGATCGAACCGCTGACCTCTTGAATGCCATTCAAGCGCTCTCCCAGCTGAGCTATGGCCCCAAATTCTGGTCGGCGTACTATTCCAGAAGCCACCATGCCTGTCAACCAGAGTGCGCGGCGTATGTTGGCCCCAGGCGTTCGACTGCATGGCGACAGCGCGCGCCGCTGGCGGAAATCCAGAGGGAAATAAGGTTTCGTTTCCTGCGGACCAGGTAAGGTTTGCGTTTATCCTAGATTGTTGCCCTTGGGTGCACTATACCCGTCCTCCCGAAACATCTTTTGTCCCTGCGGGCTTTGCAGGAACTGGATGAACTTTTCTCCCAGTGCAGGATGGGGAGCGTTGCTGGGCACCACCGCGTAGAACACCAAGGGCTGTGGCGTGACGGTCTTCTCCTTGCCATCGACATTCAAGCGAAAGCTCGCCTTGTCGTACCAGGACTGCTTGTAACTCGGGTCACTCAGGTTGATCTCTACGGGTAGTTTTATGTAGGGCAAATGTAGGGATTTTACGGCGCTGAGGTAGCCGGAAGATGCCGCCATCTGACCGCTCTTCAGGCGTGCCAGGAGAGACATTTCCGTAAAGATCTGCTTGGGATTGTCGATGGGCCCGAGAATTTTCTGGGCGAGGCCGGGCTGGTGGTAATACTTTTCTGCCAGCTGCAGGGTGAAGACGATATTTTGTCCCTGCGGATCGGTCTTGGGATCGGTGCGCCCAAAGGTGGCGCCGGGCAACTCCAGCACTTTGTACCAAGGCATGTTCCCGGCAGCAAAGTCCTTAGCGAAAGGGCTTTTCGGGCTGTAGGCAATGCACATCTGGGTGCTTGCCACCGGATAGGCCTTTTTGGCCAGCCCAGCTTTCATCAGTACTTCGATGGGTCCGGGGGTGATGGAAACAAAGACATCCGGGTTGAGTTGATGCCCGGCAATCAGATGCGCCAATGCATAGGCCCCCTGACCATCACCGCGGTACTCTACATGCTCCTGTTTGGCAAAGGCGGGCCCGAGGTGCAGGTTCATGACATTGCCCATGGAACCAGCAAAAGTCACGAGCATGGTCTCGGCATCGGCAGCAACGGGTACTGACAATACCGCGAGGCAGGCCAGGGCGAGGGGGTAATCATGTAATTTGCGCATACGATAGTCTCCATCACGAGGTTATGTTTAACAGTATATGACGATACGTATGCGACGGATAATCAAATGGCAAGATGAAGCAATAAAATCCGAACCATGCACGCCCCGCTATTCACTCCGTTCGACGGCCGACGACGACCACATCGCTGCCGATAGGGTGGATCTCGGGTTTCAGTCCAGCGGCGCTCAGGGCAGCCGCGATTTCTGCCGGACGCAGAAAATGGTTACCCTGCACGTGCTCCGTCAGATTCTGAAAGGCCATGCCGCGATAGGCCGGCTCGCGCAGAAGCGACGTATCCTCGGGCCAGGCAGGCTCCCAGATGACCAGGGCACCACCGGGTCGGAGCTCTGCCTGCAGCCGCGCAATTAGCTCTCCCCGTTCCTCCCAGACATGATGCAGGGCGCGGTTCATAGCGATGAGATCGGCTCGTTCTGGCAATTGAAATTGGTGGATATCCCCTTGCGCGAACTGCAGGCGGTCCCCCAAGCCCTCGCTGGCGGCGAGCTCGCTGGCCTGACGCACATTTTCCGCAAAACCGTCCAACCCCAAGCCACGCAACTGTGCGCACTTGCCGAGCAGAGCACGCAGGTACCAACCATTACCGCAACCCAGATCCACCGCCAATCCCTGACGGGCGTTCATTTCCGCGAAGAGCGGGATGGCTGGGACGATTTTGCTCTCAAAGGTAGTGCGAAAATTATGCTCCAGCATGGCACCAAACCAGGGCAGAATGGTTTCTCTCTCCGCCAGCACCTTCTCGCCCGGACGCTCTCCCGTGCGCATCAAGCCTGCAGCTCGCTCTGCCATGTGTGCACTCAACACCGTACCGACTGCAGCAGCCATCCGGCTATCTGATCGCTCGGGCCGCATGCTGTCACCATCTTCACTCAGCTTGTACGCTTCGCCGTCGCGATCCAGCCAGGAGAAGGCAAAGGCGGCATCACACCAGCGCTGCAAATAGCCAGCATCCAGACCAGTTGCCTGTGCCAGTTCTGCAGCCGTCGCTGCGTGCAAACGATGCAGCGTAGAAAACAACCCATTCACGACACCAATAAACGCAATATGCAGAGACATTGCCCCGGCGGATCTGGCCCGCAGTTCTTCCGCAGAAATCATCTTTTGCTCCTTTTGTAGATCATAGAAGATATTTGATACCCACAATGGCAAGCACCACCAGAGTAGCACGCAAAAATAACTGCTGACTGATACGAAAATGCAGATGATTCCCCGCCCACAGCCCGAGCAAGGTGGGTGGCGCCAAGAGCACAAACCCGAGCGCCAGCGGTCCCGTCAGCAAGGCGAGGAAGACATACATGAAGGCGCGGATAACGTTGTCCGTCAGGGCGATGCCCTGAAAGGTGGCACGAAAGGCACGCTTGTCGAGATGCCGCATCTGCAAATACGCGACGATGGGTGGACCACCCCCACCGTAAAGACTACCGATCACGCCGCCGAAAGTGCCAAGAGGAAGCCCCCAGGGCAGCGACAAACGCGGTAACCGCTCCGGCTTTAGCAGGGTAGCGTAGGCAACATAGGCGAGAATAAACAATCCCAAAAAACGGGTTAGCGCTTGCGCATCGCTGTCGGCAAGAATAAATGCGCCGACCAGCAGCCCGAGGAAACTACCGGGAACCAGCCAACGCAGTTCCGGCCAGCGAATCTCGCGAAAATCATAGGCACCCAACAAGATGGAGCCCAGCAGGTCGAGAAGTAAGACTACCGGCACCACTTCCTTGATCGGGAAGAATAGAGTCAGGAGCGCGACGGAGATCAGGCCCGAGCCGAAGCCAATTACGGCACGGACATAAAAGGCCAGAAAAACAATAGCCGCCGCGATAGCCCACAATCCTGGTTGTGCCCAGAGACTACTCGCCGTCAAACTGTTGGTGACCCCTT
The window above is part of the Acidithiobacillus acidisediminis genome. Proteins encoded here:
- a CDS encoding YgfZ/GcvT domain-containing protein, which codes for MAEIQYAPLSEHLAAIQVHGPDAEKFLQSQFSNDLSRLPRGEGHWSSYSTAKGRMIANFFLQREEAGLFLFLAADLAEEVGQRLRKFRLMAKAEIELSPLSLWGIWGKDLDPSALQSQLQAATGAAGTALVAALPWPQPAALLLLQDGTLLAPVAESAGANHATANDWWAAAIHAGTAFISAASTEQIIPQELNLEVLGGINFKKGCYPGQEIVARSHYLGALKRQCYLIHSDSALAPGQEIFAPSMGEQAVGLVINAAQQGSGSVALAVLRAANEQEPLHLGEVDGPSLHLGSLPYALPLSQQKLEN
- the cydC gene encoding thiol reductant ABC exporter subunit CydC; amino-acid sequence: MANNRDLWRLLRLFAPYRWWMLGGALLSLLTILANFGLMTLSGWFLASAALAGLGGWATLNQYNFFLPAAGVRAFATTRVISRWLERIVTHEATFRLLSRLRVWFYTRIEPLAPAGLQGYRSGDILSRLVADIDTLNNFYLRVFTPFLVAGLATLLMAGFFALYAWSVGLALFVLLALTGLLLPLLSERLGAGSSREVTRLQAEMRTQVIDALQGMGEILTANAAERVQGRFLQENAALLERQRRLAGVAGIGTAGMGFMANLTLWVILLLAIPLVARHTLPHAELPMFALGTMAAFEAVLALPLAFQFLGQTREAARRIFEVADTPPAFHEAVDAVPAPEHFDIEIQGLHLRYPTAREDALRGLGLRIGQGERVAILGATGAGKSSIANLLLRFYDYQSGSARLGGRELRDYPGDQLRQYFALLSQRSHLFHSTIRDNLLLAKGDAEEEELWAALRQAQLADFVEGLPQGLDNIVGEGGVNLSGGQARRIAIARAVLKDSPILILDEPSEGLDAVTEAKFLQDLRALMQGRTVIYITHRLLGLEDMDRIYVLADGQVRESGAYADLVARGDSLLHRFAQFGGTLFDA
- the cydD gene encoding thiol reductant ABC exporter subunit CydD, with the protein product MAKAERIDQRLMKTGKGARGALYFAIGLGLLAGFLIILQAWILAHIVNDVSFHGLGLAAVSGFLAALLGLFVLRALLSWAGEIVAFRASASIKTQLRQELLQHLFARGPVALAGERAGDIASTLIEGVEALEPYFSRYLPQMALVSLVPLAILVFVFPVDWISGLILLISGPLIPFFMVLVGYAAEAINQRQWRQLLLMSAHFLDTLQGLTTLKIFGRAKDEIEIVAHISENYRRSTMAGLRVAFLTSAVLEFFASLSIALVAVSLGARLLQVHASVDFYAAFFVLLLAPEFFAPLRGLSTHYHARMSAIAAAKRIFEILDAPAPTQAGAGQALPASSAPLAIEIEDLHFRYAPEYEEALAGLTVNFPAGSYTAIVGASGAGKSTLANALLGFVQPQQGRILVDGQDLSGIEKESWHAQLAWIPQSPRLFYGSIADNLRLARPEASDAELDQAARDAHALEFIEHLPQSWDTRIGDLGQGLSGGQIQRLALARAFLKNPRLLLLDEATANLDMESESLFLDSLERLRQGRTVIVIAHRLATAQRAERIVVLDRGRIEESGSHGELLAQGGAYAGLVQAYRGRHGK
- a CDS encoding FIST signal transduction protein, with product MMHSPFPYGHARADQWQDALAQALQLARWQDFPATLGFLYINESFEGALPEILTTLQERTGVQDWVGSVGIGVAATNTEYLDEPALALMFTDLPQGEYRLFAGMDAYGSEALSLEDGRQAALAFVHGDPHCQDLPEQVRHLAARCATGFILGGASSSRAQGAQIAGRVLHGGLSGVAFSEQIALRTRLSQGCTPIGPAHRIQEAERNIVATLDRRPALEVLYEEVGEVLARDIRRASGFIFAALPQADSDQSDYLVRNLVGVDEQNGLVAIGDYVESGAQLLFCKRDDDSARTDMQRMLADLQALAAGHTVRGAVYVSCLGRGESLFGENSAELQLISAELGDVPLVGFFANGEIYRDRIYGYTGVLTLFLG
- a CDS encoding extracellular solute-binding protein, coding for MRKLHDYPLALACLAVLSVPVAADAETMLVTFAGSMGNVMNLHLGPAFAKQEHVEYRGDGQGAYALAHLIAGHQLNPDVFVSITPGPIEVLMKAGLAKKAYPVASTQMCIAYSPKSPFAKDFAAGNMPWYKVLELPGATFGRTDPKTDPQGQNIVFTLQLAEKYYHQPGLAQKILGPIDNPKQIFTEMSLLARLKSGQMAASSGYLSAVKSLHLPYIKLPVEINLSDPSYKQSWYDKASFRLNVDGKEKTVTPQPLVFYAVVPSNAPHPALGEKFIQFLQSPQGQKMFREDGYSAPKGNNLG
- a CDS encoding class I SAM-dependent methyltransferase, giving the protein MISAEELRARSAGAMSLHIAFIGVVNGLFSTLHRLHAATAAELAQATGLDAGYLQRWCDAAFAFSWLDRDGEAYKLSEDGDSMRPERSDSRMAAAVGTVLSAHMAERAAGLMRTGERPGEKVLAERETILPWFGAMLEHNFRTTFESKIVPAIPLFAEMNARQGLAVDLGCGNGWYLRALLGKCAQLRGLGLDGFAENVRQASELAASEGLGDRLQFAQGDIHQFQLPERADLIAMNRALHHVWEERGELIARLQAELRPGGALVIWEPAWPEDTSLLREPAYRGMAFQNLTEHVQGNHFLRPAEIAAALSAAGLKPEIHPIGSDVVVVGRRTE
- a CDS encoding sulfite exporter TauE/SafE family protein — its product is MYLLSGQGVTNSLTASSLWAQPGLWAIAAAIVFLAFYVRAVIGFGSGLISVALLTLFFPIKEVVPVVLLLDLLGSILLGAYDFREIRWPELRWLVPGSFLGLLVGAFILADSDAQALTRFLGLFILAYVAYATLLKPERLPRLSLPWGLPLGTFGGVIGSLYGGGGPPIVAYLQMRHLDKRAFRATFQGIALTDNVIRAFMYVFLALLTGPLALGFVLLAPPTLLGLWAGNHLHFRISQQLFLRATLVVLAIVGIKYLL